The proteins below come from a single Candidatus Chlamydia sanziniae genomic window:
- a CDS encoding insulinase family protein yields the protein MRWKNWSPIVILFSLLVPSCKQQSQVISDQCPLQVLTPATSNQKIAKIICNNGLPLVIISNPNLPVAGASILVKTGNSSDPTEYPGMAHFTEHCVFLGNKKYPKVSGFPKFLSNHNGTYNAFTSSSRTTYIFSVERSAFSEAVDQFVHLFIQPLFRQEDLDREKYAVDQEFAAHPLSDERRVQRIQQLMSPKEHPLARFGCGNATTLTPVTTKNMSEWFYLHYSPENMCAIAYTPDPLPQAIRQLSKVFSRIPKSKCYQAHNPWISPHNTSSLKNIYINQAVQPVSSLEIYWHFYNTPLKISLGCYEALAHILKYEGEHSLVSLLKKEELITKLDVEFHKSSSDTAELYIYYELTEKGDQDYSEVIFRTFQYFHYIQTKGIPDYCLEELSKMNALDYCYSSKSQLFDLLKKQISILADEDLATYPYYSLVYPKYSIEEEAHLLSIVSDPEQAHFVLSTKNPLHWERTREHYDAIFDMTYYDKPLANFEQCKQAIPESTMALPQPNLFIPKDIVLPKVPIGEKSKFPFMPILSYENDKLTVYHCEDVYYTAPKFSSQVRIRSPQISREELSSLVVAELYCLAINEKLLENYYPATMAGLSFSLALGGEGIDLKVCGYTATGPTLLKSILSLLPQFSVTQSHFNIYKKQLLEHYKQMSTACPVRAGLDELLSCVVQGVYSHMQKLSVLEELSFSQFQSLTSTLFDNVHIEAMSLGNFSDDEKKNYITALQDFVISRSAYITQPFYYKLNPSKVSSIDYDYPLTANGMLLLLQDECSPSLEGRVAAEMLFNWLHHITFEQLRTQEQLGYMVGARYRELALRPFGFLYIRSDTYSPEELLSKTQVFLKDVANAPEKFGMSEKYFEGMRKAYISKIREPEHSLDAMNSILFSLAFEYPSTQLNSPNEKIAAAETLTYEDFVKYCCAFLTEKLGQETPVCIRGCPSI from the coding sequence ATGCGATGGAAAAATTGGTCTCCGATTGTAATTTTATTCTCCCTACTGGTACCATCATGCAAGCAACAGTCTCAAGTTATTTCTGATCAATGTCCTTTACAAGTTCTTACTCCTGCAACGTCAAATCAAAAAATTGCCAAGATCATTTGTAATAATGGTCTTCCTCTTGTCATTATTTCAAATCCTAACTTACCTGTAGCGGGAGCCTCTATACTTGTAAAAACAGGGAACAGTAGCGATCCTACAGAGTATCCTGGAATGGCGCACTTTACAGAGCACTGTGTCTTTCTCGGAAATAAAAAATATCCTAAAGTTTCTGGGTTTCCTAAGTTTTTGAGCAATCATAATGGGACCTATAATGCCTTTACCTCTTCATCTAGAACAACTTATATATTTTCTGTGGAACGTTCAGCATTTTCGGAGGCAGTGGATCAATTTGTTCACTTGTTTATCCAGCCTTTATTTCGCCAGGAAGATTTAGATAGAGAAAAGTATGCTGTAGATCAAGAATTTGCCGCACACCCTCTTTCTGATGAAAGACGGGTACAACGCATTCAGCAACTTATGTCTCCTAAGGAGCATCCTTTAGCACGTTTTGGCTGTGGCAATGCTACGACTTTGACTCCTGTGACTACAAAAAACATGTCTGAATGGTTTTATCTTCACTACTCTCCAGAAAATATGTGTGCGATTGCCTATACTCCTGATCCCTTACCTCAAGCTATACGACAGTTATCTAAAGTATTCTCTCGAATTCCTAAATCCAAGTGTTATCAAGCTCACAATCCCTGGATTTCTCCGCATAACACTTCTTCATTAAAGAATATTTATATCAATCAAGCTGTCCAACCTGTCTCTAGTTTAGAAATCTATTGGCATTTCTATAATACACCGCTTAAGATTTCGTTAGGGTGTTATGAAGCTCTTGCTCATATTCTCAAATACGAGGGGGAACACAGCTTAGTCTCGTTATTAAAAAAAGAAGAACTCATCACTAAACTCGATGTAGAGTTTCATAAGAGTTCTTCCGATACAGCAGAATTGTATATTTACTATGAACTTACAGAAAAGGGTGATCAGGACTATTCTGAAGTAATTTTCCGTACTTTCCAATATTTCCATTATATCCAAACAAAAGGCATTCCCGATTACTGTCTTGAAGAACTTTCTAAGATGAATGCTTTAGATTATTGCTATAGTTCTAAAAGCCAACTTTTTGATTTACTTAAAAAACAAATTTCAATTTTAGCAGATGAAGATCTTGCAACCTACCCCTACTATTCTTTAGTATATCCTAAATATTCTATAGAAGAAGAAGCTCATCTTCTTAGTATTGTTTCAGATCCTGAGCAAGCGCATTTTGTTTTATCTACGAAGAATCCTTTGCATTGGGAAAGAACAAGAGAACATTATGATGCTATTTTTGATATGACGTATTACGATAAGCCTTTAGCGAATTTTGAGCAGTGTAAACAAGCAATACCAGAATCTACTATGGCTCTTCCTCAGCCTAATCTTTTTATTCCTAAAGATATTGTCCTTCCTAAAGTTCCTATAGGAGAAAAAAGCAAATTTCCTTTTATGCCTATTCTAAGCTATGAAAATGACAAGCTAACAGTATATCATTGTGAAGATGTTTATTATACAGCGCCGAAATTTTCTAGCCAAGTACGCATACGCTCTCCTCAGATTTCTAGGGAAGAGCTTTCCTCTTTAGTAGTTGCAGAGCTTTATTGTTTAGCTATAAATGAAAAATTACTGGAAAACTATTATCCAGCGACTATGGCAGGGCTCTCTTTCTCTTTAGCATTAGGAGGTGAGGGCATTGACTTAAAAGTTTGTGGGTATACAGCAACTGGTCCTACTTTGCTTAAGTCGATACTATCTTTACTGCCTCAATTTTCGGTAACACAATCCCATTTTAACATTTATAAGAAACAGCTCTTAGAACACTACAAGCAGATGTCTACGGCTTGTCCTGTACGTGCTGGTCTTGATGAATTACTCTCCTGCGTAGTCCAAGGAGTGTATTCTCATATGCAAAAATTGTCTGTTCTTGAAGAGTTATCTTTCTCTCAATTTCAAAGTTTAACATCTACGTTATTTGACAATGTACATATCGAAGCAATGTCACTTGGAAATTTTTCCGATGATGAGAAAAAAAATTATATCACTGCGCTTCAAGATTTTGTTATTTCACGCTCTGCTTATATTACACAACCTTTTTATTACAAACTAAACCCTAGCAAAGTTTCTTCTATTGATTATGACTATCCCTTAACAGCAAATGGTATGTTACTCTTACTCCAAGATGAATGTTCACCTTCTTTGGAGGGACGAGTTGCTGCAGAGATGCTCTTTAACTGGCTACACCACATTACCTTTGAACAATTACGAACTCAAGAGCAATTGGGTTATATGGTAGGGGCTCGATATCGAGAGCTTGCTTTAAGGCCTTTTGGATTTCTTTATATTCGGTCTGATACCTATTCTCCTGAGGAATTACTTTCTAAGACTCAGGTCTTTCTTAAAGACGTTGCTAATGCCCCTGAAAAATTTGGAATGTCTGAGAAGTATTTTGAGGGTATGCGTAAAGCATATATTAGCAAAATCCGTGAACCGGAACACTCTTTAGACGCGATGAATTCAATCTTATTTTCGTTAGCTTTTGAGTATCCTTCTACACAACTAAATTCTCCCAATGAAAAAATTGCTGCTGCTGAAACCTTGACTTACGAAGACTTCGTGAAATATTGTTGTGCTTTTCTAACGGAGAAACTAGGCCAGGAGACTCCTGTGTGCATACGTGGCTGTCCATCTATCTAA
- a CDS encoding 1-acyl-sn-glycerol-3-phosphate acyltransferase, producing MHFSTYLQQALNGQCLPEPLYQKFCVFHQNYIDAATKKCSVPRAEALCLQWLKVILDDLKNPFIFPAYHRKIRSPIDLFTLSIDFFSVVIDDDHSRVLNIDRFNEIQKYLSRGDNVILLANHQTECDPHLMYCILGQTYPELMEKIIFIAGDRVTSDPLARPFSMGCDLLRIYSKRHINTPPELREGKLHHNQKSMKILKTLLHEGAKLIYVAPSGGRDRKNQAGELFPAEFDPESIEMFRLLAKSSGQVTHFYPFALKTYDILPPPPKIEETIGEERVIFFAPVFFNIGNELDLNQLYSKDDVSYDKHQQRVLRAKKIFSIVKELYEEF from the coding sequence ATGCATTTTTCAACCTATCTACAGCAAGCTCTCAATGGGCAATGTCTCCCAGAACCTTTATATCAAAAATTTTGTGTTTTTCATCAAAATTACATTGATGCGGCAACAAAAAAGTGTTCTGTTCCTCGAGCAGAAGCTTTATGTTTACAGTGGTTAAAGGTAATTCTTGATGATTTAAAAAATCCTTTTATTTTCCCTGCTTATCATAGGAAGATCCGTTCACCTATAGATTTATTTACTCTCAGCATTGATTTTTTTTCTGTGGTTATTGATGACGATCATTCCCGCGTTTTAAATATTGATCGGTTTAATGAGATTCAGAAGTATCTCTCCCGAGGAGACAATGTGATATTGTTAGCTAATCATCAAACGGAGTGCGACCCTCATCTCATGTATTGCATTCTTGGGCAAACCTATCCAGAACTCATGGAAAAGATTATTTTTATTGCTGGAGATCGTGTGACTTCGGATCCTTTAGCTCGGCCTTTTAGCATGGGGTGTGACTTATTGCGCATATATTCTAAACGTCATATTAATACACCTCCTGAGCTTCGAGAAGGGAAATTACATCATAATCAAAAAAGCATGAAAATTCTAAAGACTCTGCTACATGAGGGCGCAAAATTGATTTATGTTGCTCCTTCAGGAGGTAGGGATAGAAAGAATCAGGCTGGAGAACTTTTTCCTGCAGAATTTGATCCCGAAAGTATAGAAATGTTTCGTCTCTTAGCAAAATCTTCAGGTCAAGTTACACATTTTTATCCTTTTGCTTTAAAAACATATGATATTCTTCCCCCACCTCCTAAAATTGAGGAAACAATTGGGGAAGAACGCGTGATTTTTTTTGCTCCTGTATTCTTTAATATTGGAAACGAATTAGATTTAAATCAGTTATATTCAAAAGATGATGTTAGTTATGACAAGCACCAGCAACGAGTATTGAGGGCAAAAAAAATTTTTTCTATTGTAAAGGAGTTGTATGAAGAGTTTTAG